In Vespa velutina chromosome 14, iVesVel2.1, whole genome shotgun sequence, the genomic stretch GAGTCAGTGTAAGAAAATCTCGGATACAACTTGTGCGGCCCTTAGTACATATTGTCAAAAGCTTCAGCGATTAAATCTGGATTCCTGCCCCGAAATAACAGATCTTTCGTTGAAAGATCTTTCTGATGGTTGTCCATTGTTAACTCACATCAATCTATCGTGGTGCGAGTTACTTACCGACAATGGAATCGAAGCTTTAGCAAGGGGCTGTAAACATCTGCGTAGCTTTCAAAGCAAGGGCTGTCGTCAATTGACAGACAGAGGTGTCAAATGTTTGGCACATTATTGCCAAAATCTTGAAGCCATCAATCTACATGAATGCAGGGTATATACGTTGattcaaattataaattataaatttttcactaATGCGATCCCAATGGAAAAGGAAtttgattgatttttctttctttttctttttttttctttttttcttttttcttttttctttttttttttttttcttttttttttttttatcgtgtgTTTTATCAGAAACAATGCGATAATTGTTCCAGAATATAACCGACGACGCGGTGAGAGAACTAGGTGAACAGTGTTCAAGACTGCATTACGTTTGTATATCGAATTGTCCTAATTTAACGGATGCATCTCTCGTCACTTTGGCTCAACACTGTCCGCTTCTTAGTATTCTCGAGTGCGTTGCCTGCACGCGTTTCACGGATGCAGGCTTTCAAGCTCTCGCGAGAGTAAGTTGACAGTCGATGATGATTTcggttatattatatttcgaaaaacaGCTGAGTCTGATCCGGCggctttcttatcgttttaacTTTCAGAATTGCAGACTATTGGAAAAGATGGACCTCGAAGAGTGCCTTTTAATAACAGATGCCACCCTTATACACCTGGCCATGGGCTGTCCGAGATTGGAGAAGCTGGTATATTGATTAAAGCTTAAGAAAATGCTTTTACAAAATCAATCGGGCATACTTATCCTTCTCTATCACCGATTCGTTCTTTAAAAACGTAGAGTCTGTCCCATTGCGAGCTGATTACCGACGAAGGGATTCGGCAGCTTGCTCTTTCACCGTGTGCCGCTGAACATCTAGCGGTATTAGAGCTGGATAATTGCCCTCTCATCACGGACGCCAGTCTCGATCATCTTTTACAGGCCTGCCACAATCTCGAACGAATCGAGCTTTACGACTGTCAACTGATCACTAGAGCTGGCATACGTAGGCTCAGAGTACagtgttaaattttttttacttctttcgaTTTACTCTCCttactatatatttaaacgCAAACCATCTACTTGTCGCAAGATAAAGCTGATAAAACGTCGTTAACGCTATTTCAGACACATTTGCCGAATATCAAAGTCCACGCATATTTTGCACCGGTCACGCCACCTCCTAATACGGGAACACCTCGACAACGATATTGTCGATGCTGTGTCATTCTGTGATTTACCATACAAATGACACTGAAGTAAATCGTCCGATCTACTCCACGAAGGGACGTGGACTTTTTGTCGGTGGTCGCTGTCACGTTTAACGGCGATTATGGGACCTCTTTTGTGGTTACCAGAACAGAAATCCTGGTTGCCTACCGTCGACAGTGAGTGTGAGGCTCACTGTCAATTTGTAAATGACAATTTCAAACGTTGAAACAAATACGAGCTCCACACGCAACGAGAGTACAGTACGTTACCATCATCGTCACTGCTGCAAACTGcgactactactattactattaaccGCTACTACTGCTGTTACACCTAATCGCTCTTATCACTATTATTTCGCGTTATTATACTCTTGTTTTCTCGATAGTACCATGCATCCCTTCTTATTATCGCATTGTCACATTGCAGAGACAGtccgagaaggaaagaaatctttgggttttattaataacgaatcTTATCTATGACAATCTTCGTTCATGCGTTTGCCTTTTTTTATCCAAATTTTTTACGTCATggaaacgattttcttttctttttttctttttcttttcctttcttttttaacttcgTACATTATAAAGCGAAGTGAACGCCGAACGAAATAtagaatcatttaaaataacataCTTTCAACTTAACCCATCCGATTATGGAAACGTACGTCCTGTAGCAGTTTCTTGACGAACACTGCCTGTAATgctaatgatatttaaaaggaaaaaaaaaaaaaaaaaaaaaaagaaaaaaaaataaaaaataaaaaaaaaaaaagaaaaccaaaaaaattaacaaaacaaaatttatgaaatagaaaCTCGACTTTATAAAGTTGTAGAATTTAGTTCTCTAACGTAGGATGAGAAAAACCGTCGTGTCTTTGATGGAATACGTTTCACCGGTCCATCCATGAAACTATGACGGTACCTACgggtttctttcctttcaagaGGACGCATGTCGCGAACTCGACTCTGCGCACAACGTTTTTCAAAAACTCGTTTAAGCGCAATCGTTTACTTGATCGAGGAATACCGGAGTATCGTCTTTCAAACTTGTACAACTACCAGCGTTAACGGTAGCAAACGTTAAGATgcattttatattgatttacgagcaaacatatatacatatatatacatatatatacatatatatatatatatatatattatatattccgCTCGCGAGTCGTAATTTTGAGTCCCAAGCGTACTACTACTTCTCCTCGACGGTCCAGGCATCTTCgttgtctttttttatctagttttttaattatcttttttttgttttcttttttctcttttttttctttttttttcttttttttttttctttttttcccttttttctttaatcttatTCAAATAACTCGTCATGGACTAGGAGAGCACagactgaaaaaaaaaaaatcaaagcgTTTAACGCGTCAAACGTATTAACTTTTGTGTCCAGTGATCGACACTGGATCTTTTGACTTTTTAAGCTTAGGTTACGGAACGATGACAGtacgattataatatgtaCGATATTGATATGTATCGAAATCAATGGCTTTTGTTTGTATAGACGACTCGAAGTGTCGCCGATGATCTATAGAGACAAAATTTTGCTTTCCTTGATACTCCGATGCAATACCATTTacgcgaaataataataatcacttcGCATGTTCGATATGgtgaatttaaagaaaaacaattatatataccaatgtatactattaaaatttaatttcatttaaatgtcGTAAAACGTTATTAGATTCGAATATTCCGCTCTTATAAAAGTTCTCATGACGGAACACATTGAGCACGATTCATTTGATCGCAGGGTAAATTTAAACATGTTCGAGAAATTTGTTCTcgcaaagaaatattttcgcgCGTTCGATAGCGGCACTCgacgaaaaattttaataaaatactatCAAGTGGGCCCGACCACGCgtgcaatattattattattattattattatttttattgttgttgttgttgttgttattattattattactatgattacttttattattattattattattatgattatgattatgattatgattatgattatgattatgattatgattatgattatgattattatcgttaccataCGCACCACTTGATGAATcggtttcttttatttttctttttgtttttttcttttcttttttttacaacgtttctcttaattttaaaacaaaaagaaataatagagaaaaatcgCGTTGTGTCGTTCGTGCGTACTCGACCATGTAAAATGCCACCTTGTGTGTCGTTGCGTCAAAGTTGCAATTATTAATCCTCTGATTAGGATGTAAGAGCGTCGTACcgcatatatttaatatagcgTGTAAAAGAATTACGAATGAAAACAGCTAGGATTAAcacaaaaagaggaaataaaaaacagtaaatgaaggataaatatacatacgtacatacatacatacatacatacatacatacatacatatatatacatacatatgtatatatgtatgtatgtatgtatgatgtgtgtatgtatacaagaTATGTTTTATACGCTGCATGTCATCTTTAGGAAAATAATGTGATCATCGTAATGTCTCGTTCTAAGGGTTGAGTTTACAATTAAGCGAATATTTCATTGCCGATCTAAGGCAATAATGTTTGTACATTCACGTTGTACTACCGACAAGCCTCAAAGGTTTCTCATTTCTCGCTCAAATGTCtttcgtattataatatattttgtagaaTTATATGATATCGAAAAGAAGCTCTGAAAAAGCTCTCAAATGATCTAGAACGaagtacaaatatattatctacgTATGAAtccaattaattaacattgaaTGATACGTCGAcatgatgaaaaaataattattgtttcaaTTAACAGAGAAGACATTGtatgtactatatatttatcaatatgcAAGAGAATAAAAACCTGCAGAAGTGTGTCGGTACTTTAAATCGGTCGTGTGTGTAACTGGAATCGATATTCGGGATAATTCGCGAAACCACCTGAAATTTgatgaaacaaacaaacaaaaaaaaaaaaaaataagaaatcatAGACGGTCGTCTTGAACCATTTTATCCTAATAATCGCAAACATCACACCGTTCAATCATGttgtaatgatattaataaaacgaaaagaagaagcatcATGAATATAATAGAAGTCGAGTGATCGAGCAAGTGTTTGGCTGTGCAGTAgtataggaagaaaaagaaaaaaaaatgaatatgaaaaagCGTAATAGAAACAGTGAGtgagatatagaaatatgcaaaaaaaaagaaaattagaagaaagcgagagagagagagagagagagagagagagagagagagagagagagagagagtgagaggatgCGAAAGTAAGAGAATAAGATTCAGATGTTATTCGAAGATCAGTGAAAGTATTCCTATATCTGTTTGCCCAATCGTCATTCTTATTCTCAGGAACGCGTTTTTATGCCCTTAAAAGGGCTTCGCCGTCACGCGATACAGGATCATCGTGTCTGTCGAGAATGTCCATAGAAAAAGGGTGAaacgggaaagaaaagaaattctatgaAACAGAATGGTCTACACGTGTCGGCCTACACGTGCCTCCCGAAAAAATTCCCGATTTATAATGTCGATGGAAAATCGACTTTATCGAGAGGACGTCATTCAAACAGATCCGCGTACGAATACTGTAGCTGATTATATTGACACTTTGCTGCTTTAACGAGCTGCAGTCtaccatgtatatattttcattaatgtatgtataataaaatatattcgagaTAATATACGCTTCGAACGGATATATTTGCAATCCACTCCATCAGTGCAATCAAGACATTGTTTCGATaacatgtaataataaattcgataatttaaAACTATATTTGGACAAATCAATAAATTGAAGTTGTGTGTATTTTATTGATACCGCAATAATCTttacgtaataatttttaataatcaataattcaaAATGATTCTTTGAGAACGAACTAgtagatatttgaaaatatcgaaCGTGACGTAGTATTCGAGAAGCTGCGATAATgatatcgattgatcgatacTATTATATCCAGCAGATGTCATTATTGTCGTGAACACATGTCCATTGTATTTGCGGTTTGTTGAAACATAACCTATGAAATGAGAAACATTTGGGAAAGCTAAATATTTTTAGTGATTGgtaattaattcattcttacgtaaatgaatttaattgtaCAACAAACATCATTTGTTccagaataatattataatttctaattttatattaaatgtctGCCGGTACTTTTACAGATCTGAATAGTTTGTTGATATAGTCTacaaaagatattgaaaatgagTAAATACAGAAGGCAAGAAACCTCAAGCGAGGATAGTGATAGTGAGGAAGAAAGGcgtaagaaagatataaaagagagagatgaatttGCGAACCGTCTCAAAGCAAAAGATGATAGTAAGACACGAAAAGTTGCTATGCCCACTGGCTCTGGAGCAGGTAAAATGTTGCAATATTTGAGCTTTTTTCCCTttgagaattaataaaaaaatgtttttttttttttctttttttcttttctttttttttctttttttttttttcttttaagctGAGGCAGCAAAAAGGCTTAAACTCATGGAAACTGATGCAAGAGAAAAGCTTGTTCCAAAATTAAGAGTGGACTcccgtagaaaatatttagaaaaacgTAAAGAGGATAAAGTGGCCGAATTAGAAGCAGATATTATTGACGATGAATACCTGTTTGAAGAAGAAAtgtaatttgttaattatgtttaaattgataataataatataagtagagctgttaataaatatcgtttgATATAGCTTAACGGAACGTGAAAAGCGTGAAAGGGCACATAAGaaacaattattacaattgGCAAAGGAACATGAAAAGGCAAGGGAACTTGAAAGAGTACAAAGATATCATATGcctttggaaaaaaagaaattagaagcTGAGGCAGAACCACATGACACAGAACCACCTCAATCTGAACAAAGTAAATGGGAGTCCGATCAGATGTCATCTGCTGTATTTAGATTTGGGGCAAAAGACAGAAAaggtataatgataattataataattcattatctttatgattgattaatatgaatttaaataacaGCACAACAGGATTATGATCTTTTATTGGAGGatgaaatagaatttattcaaGCACTGCGTATGCCTGGAAGTGAAAAAGGTACAAAGCGTGAATCAAGTCCTTCTCCGCAGGCTAAAATTTTACAAACCatacaagaaacaaaaaagagctTACCAATATATCCATTTAAGAATGATCTTATTCAAGCTATTAAAGAGCATCAGGTATTGGATTGATTTGAAACAAATCTTATCGCAAAACTTAAtggataataaatgaatttatcacCTTTATTACAGATTCTGATCATAGAAGGTGAAACGGGTTCAGGAAAAACTACACAAATTCcacaatatttatatgaatcgGGTTTTGCGGTGAATGACAAAATTATTGGTTGTAGCGAGCCTCGCAGAGTGGCAGCGATGTCTGTAGCCGCTAGAGTGGCTCATGAAATGGCTGTAAAACTTGGAAACGAAGTTGGTTATGCAATTCGCTTCGAAGATTGCACGTCCCATCGTACGCGCATAAAATACATGACTGATGGCACATTACATCGTGAATTCCTTAGTCAACCTGATTTAGCGTCGTATAGGTAAACTTTTAAAATGcgataaaacaatttattgtaaattgtaATTGGTATTAATTTGATATGTTTACTGGCGACGATATACGTTGTTTCTAGCGTAATGATAATTGACGAAGCACATGAGCGCACATTGCATACCGACATTTTATTTGGCTTGGTCAAGGATATTACAAGATTTCGTTCAgacttgaaattattaatttcttctgcAACGTTAGATGCAACAAAGTTTAGCGAATTCTTCGACGATGCTCCAATTTTTCGTATACCTGGCCGTCGTTTTcctgtagatatatattatacaaaagcACCTGAGGCGGATTATATCGATGCATGTGTAGTCTCTATTCTTCAAATTCATGCGACCCAACCGCCTGGAGATGTGCTAGTATTTCTAACTGGTGAGTATATAATTGACATGAATCATTAGGATCGTTTTATCGAACGTATACATAGTTCCAAGCATCATCAATTAGAATATTCATGACATTTAGCGAACTAGTTGCAAATCAACTAGTAACttaaaaaaatgtcgataagGTCAGGACGAGATTGAGACGTGTCAAGAGATGTTacaagagagagtaagaaggCTGGGAAGTAAGTTGGCGGAACTTTTGATATTACCTGTTTATGCGAACTTGCCAAGTGATATGCAAGCTAAAATATTTCAACCCACTCCACCCGGCGCTAGAaaggtatttttattattttccttcattAACCTCCACAAATCTATTTATGTATGATTAATTTATCTCAATAGGTTGTTCTGGCTACTAACATAGCAGAGACGTCTTTAACCATTGACAATATCGTTTACGTAATAGATCCTGGATTTGCGAAgcagaataattttaattcgcGAACAGGAATGGAAAGTTTGATGGTTGTTCCGATTAGTAAAGCTTCTGCGATGCAGCGAGCGGGTCGTGCTGGCAGAGTAGCACCTGGTAAATGTTTCAGACTTTACACAGCATGGGCATATCAGCACGAGTTGGAGGATAATACTGTACCTGAAATACAAAGGATAAATCTTGGTTTGTATTGATACGATTGAATCGTTTAACGAAATTGATTTCATAGCTCGCAATAATGATTCAAttgtatgataaaaattacattatagGTAATGCAGTGCTCACATTAAAAGCCCTAGGTATTAACGATTTAGTTCACTTTGATTTTCTCGATCCACCGCCGCATGAAACATTAGTATTAGCTTTAGAGCAACTTTATGCTTTGGGTGCTCTCAATCATCGCGGTGAATTAACTAAACTCGGCCGACGAATGGCAGAATTTCCACTTGATCCAATGATGGCAAAAATGTTGTTAGCCAGCGAACGTTATCGTTGTTCCGAAGAGGTGGCCACAATAGCTGCAATGCTTTCTGTTAACGGAGCAATTTTCTATAGAcctaaagataaaattatacatgCGGATACAGctcgaaaaaattttcatgtaCCTGGTGGAGATCATCTCACTCTTCTAAATGTTTATAATCAGTGGCAACAAAGCGATTTTAGTACTCATTGGTGTtacgaaaattttattcagCATAGGTATGATGCACGAAttgttttcttccttgtttTACTCATGACATCGTCGTAACGATATATTCCTTCGATTAGATCGATGAAACGAGCCAGAGATGTTAGGGAACAGTTAATCGGCTTGATGCAACGTGTTGAAATGGAACTTGTCTCGGGTATTACAGAAACCGTTAATATTCGAAAGGTatctaatttgttttttctttttcctttctccttttttttttttttttttttttttttttttttttttttttttagctaactttgatattatagatttaatcCTAAAATATTTCAGGCAATTACGGCAGGTTATTTCTATCACGTAGCTCGTTTGTCAAAGGGAGGCCATTATAAAACAGCAAAACATAATCAAACTGTATCGATTCATCCGAATAGTTCTTTATTTCAAGAACTTCCGCGATGGTTACTTTATCACGAATTAGTATTTACAACGAAAGAATTCATGCGACAGgtattatttcgtaaaaaccTTCAAactaataattcaatataaacatttaatagACGTCTCTAATCGttctaacaaatttattaaatatacctAGGTTACGGAAATAGAAAGCAAATGGTTGTTGGAAGTTGCACCACATTATTACAAACCCAAAGAACTTGAAGActcgacgaataaaaaaatgccTAAAGTTGCAGGCAGAGCACGACCAGATGCAACTACCTAAGTAACAGTagataaaatactttttgtacagatgaaacttttatattgcagaaaataaaatcacaaTCCTTCATGATTGTACAATATTTTAGTATACCtttgtaaaatgtaaatcCATTACTCAtaggatatattttatcatattccTTCGTTTCAGAGCAACTAttcgaaagagaatataaaaagaaatatgtgtaATTACTCGTTAAACGAAACATACCTAAgaactttttacattttaaaagcCTTTAGAATAATCAACTTGAATCGTATATCGTAGAATCTCGTCATTTATTTCtaactatttatataataatgttgtaATTATACGTGATACTCGTAGGCAGAGAAATTGTTTGAAAACGATATACTAACTCGAATCCagtgttataaaaatttatcgacgGTATAgctagatagagagagagaaagagaaacaggatAATTATTGGTTATACATTATGatgtaaattatatagtacatagaataagacgataataactgcgATCTAAATATTTACTGTACTGGTAAAGAAGCCCTTCTTCCGTTGTTAACAATGAAAGtatgaataaagaataaacACAGAAAGACATTGATAACTATGGAACgtgcatacgtacgtactaATAATTCAGTATTTTAGTATTTCTTATCTTCAGTGAGAAGAtgaaacatattttcttttctttcctcgttttttccttttttcgtttttcttttcttttttcttttcttttctcgtttttttttttttttttttttttttttttttttttttttttttttaaggacaAGCTCCatcgatatttttacaatCTCGTAAAGCAAAAGATtgtcataatataaaattgactaaaagataaaacaaaatattaatcgaaagaATGCATATTCTTCCTTTGTCATTCGGCCTATTAACTTGCGTTGGTTTTTGGCGACCGACCAAATGGTCATCgaattctttgaaatatttcatttataacgtttatacGATTTTCATGGTATTCTTGCTTTATACATTTGCATTCTGTGGATTCATGGATGCTCTGATTGATCATAACTTGGATAACTTACTCGAAAAGTTTTCACTCTTTATATCCGTAATAGGAGTGTGTATCAAAGTgacgaatattttaatcaatcgaAAGACTGTTATTTCAGTTGCAGATATGCTTCTAAAGGAGATATGCATTCCACGTGACTCTAAGGAGCTGGCGATTAAAgagaaattcgataaaaatgcCAAGTGAGTACTAATTAAATGAcagatagatattatattcgGATATTAGTAGTAAAGGTAAGCCGTATAGTCAGCATTTTACATATAAGCCGATTCGTTAATAACGCTTTTTAGAAAGTTACAAATTAATGTAAAACGTCTTACCTTaggattataacaatttattgcGAAATCTTGAACGAGACAACCGTCTTCTTCGCCACTGTCGCTCAATTTGGTAAATTCTTAGAAACTCGTACTTTACCACTTGCCAATTGGACACCATACGATCGTACCTCGAGTATCATGTTTTGGATGACTTTACTTCATCAATCCTTTGGTCTCATGGTGTGTGCCAATTCAAGCGTGGCTCACGAGACCATAATATCCGGACTGATGATACAAATTTGTGCTCAATTGGAAATACTCTGTCATCGGGCAAGAATATTGCCAACGTTACTGCAAAAGATACAGGAAAATTATTCCTCTGAAGAGGATCTTAAAAAAGtcgaaaataaagttattgGTGAATTGGTCGAGTATCATCTTTACgtttataagtaaaaaattattataatttcattgaaaataatgatattggtTGTTGATATATAGACATTTTTATacgttatttgtatttttattttatatataaaatatacatgagagaaatacgaattattattttgttatatttatcggcatttcttattcgttcgtttcattgttattattaatatcgttataatcttatCTCAACTCatcattttacatatttatgtagaaTACTTTTTTCGGGCACTGTTACaaagaaattgtttaattGTAGATTTGCTAAAAAGGTCAACGATGTGTTCACCTTTATGATATTCATGCAATTTTCTATAAGCTCTACAGTACTCTGCATGAGCGTGTATAAATTATCAACAAAAGATGTGATAAGCCTTGATTTCCTTTggacatttttttatctcgcGTGTATGCTCACGCAactctttctttattgttgGTTTGGTAACGAAGTTACATTAAGGGTCGGTATTTCattggaaaatgaaaagaaaaaatacattttctatttatttttcatacgattattccttttcttttttttttctttaattttgtaGAGTAAAAAAATTGGAGACGCATTTTATGAAATGGATTGGACGTCGTTAAGAGATAGAGTAAATAAAagtcttattataataatggcACGAACAAAGAAAACTATCGAAATGAATAGCGGATATATAGTAAAACTCTCAGCAAAATCGTTTATGACCGTAAGtaacaaagaaagaattaacgGGTAACATATTATCACTTTAATAATTGTAcgcttattaattttatgatttaatttcaGATAATTAAGGCCTCATATTCTGCTTATAATGTTTTACAAACTTCgtcataatataattcttatatatatatatatatatatatatataatacatatatcatgTGACGGTGTAATTTCGTTCCATACCTTAA encodes the following:
- the LOC124954011 gene encoding F-box/LRR-repeat protein 2 isoform X2 yields the protein MIHSGRTRLEKKVIRVGVGVGGGGQVGQGVQPVDESGTGSQWWRQQHPSYHYHHYHHQGGYCTSHAHNNPVTTMKQSYVQLTWVFHDDEAQINKKLPKELLLRILSYLDVISLCRCAQVSKAWNVLALDGSNWQRIDLFDFQRDVERSVIKNISSRCGGFLRQLSLRGCQSIEDISMQTLANSCPNIEELNLSQCKKISDTTCAALSTYCQKLQRLNLDSCPEITDLSLKDLSDGCPLLTHINLSWCELLTDNGIEALARGCKHLRSFQSKGCRQLTDRGVKCLAHYCQNLEAINLHECRNITDDAVRELGEQCSRLHYVCISNCPNLTDASLVTLAQHCPLLSILECVACTRFTDAGFQALARNCRLLEKMDLEECLLITDATLIHLAMGCPRLEKLSLSHCELITDEGIRQLALSPCAAEHLAVLELDNCPLITDASLDHLLQACHNLERIELYDCQLITRAGIHTFAEYQSPRIFCTGHATS
- the LOC124954011 gene encoding F-box/LRR-repeat protein 20 isoform X1; this encodes MIHSGRTRLEKKVIRVGVGVGGGGQVGQGVQPVDESGTGSQWWRQQHPSYHYHHYHHQGGYCTSHAHNNPVTTMKQSYVQLTWVFHDDEAQINKKLPKELLLRILSYLDVISLCRCAQVSKAWNVLALDGSNWQRIDLFDFQRDVERSVIKNISSRCGGFLRQLSLRGCQSIEDISMQTLANSCPNIEELNLSQCKKISDTTCAALSTYCQKLQRLNLDSCPEITDLSLKDLSDGCPLLTHINLSWCELLTDNGIEALARGCKHLRSFQSKGCRQLTDRGVKCLAHYCQNLEAINLHECRNITDDAVRELGEQCSRLHYVCISNCPNLTDASLVTLAQHCPLLSILECVACTRFTDAGFQALARNCRLLEKMDLEECLLITDATLIHLAMGCPRLEKLSLSHCELITDEGIRQLALSPCAAEHLAVLELDNCPLITDASLDHLLQACHNLERIELYDCQLITRAGIRRLRTHLPNIKVHAYFAPVTPPPNTGTPRQRYCRCCVIL
- the LOC124954011 gene encoding F-box/LRR-repeat protein 20 isoform X3; translated protein: MIHSGRTRLELTWVFHDDEAQINKKLPKELLLRILSYLDVISLCRCAQVSKAWNVLALDGSNWQRIDLFDFQRDVERSVIKNISSRCGGFLRQLSLRGCQSIEDISMQTLANSCPNIEELNLSQCKKISDTTCAALSTYCQKLQRLNLDSCPEITDLSLKDLSDGCPLLTHINLSWCELLTDNGIEALARGCKHLRSFQSKGCRQLTDRGVKCLAHYCQNLEAINLHECRNITDDAVRELGEQCSRLHYVCISNCPNLTDASLVTLAQHCPLLSILECVACTRFTDAGFQALARNCRLLEKMDLEECLLITDATLIHLAMGCPRLEKLSLSHCELITDEGIRQLALSPCAAEHLAVLELDNCPLITDASLDHLLQACHNLERIELYDCQLITRAGIRRLRTHLPNIKVHAYFAPVTPPPNTGTPRQRYCRCCVIL
- the LOC124954011 gene encoding F-box/LRR-repeat protein 20 isoform X4 yields the protein MKQSYVQLTWVFHDDEAQINKKLPKELLLRILSYLDVISLCRCAQVSKAWNVLALDGSNWQRIDLFDFQRDVERSVIKNISSRCGGFLRQLSLRGCQSIEDISMQTLANSCPNIEELNLSQCKKISDTTCAALSTYCQKLQRLNLDSCPEITDLSLKDLSDGCPLLTHINLSWCELLTDNGIEALARGCKHLRSFQSKGCRQLTDRGVKCLAHYCQNLEAINLHECRNITDDAVRELGEQCSRLHYVCISNCPNLTDASLVTLAQHCPLLSILECVACTRFTDAGFQALARNCRLLEKMDLEECLLITDATLIHLAMGCPRLEKLSLSHCELITDEGIRQLALSPCAAEHLAVLELDNCPLITDASLDHLLQACHNLERIELYDCQLITRAGIRRLRTHLPNIKVHAYFAPVTPPPNTGTPRQRYCRCCVIL
- the LOC124954010 gene encoding pre-mRNA-splicing factor ATP-dependent RNA helicase DHX16, whose translation is MSKYRRQETSSEDSDSEEERRKKDIKERDEFANRLKAKDDSKTRKVAMPTGSGAAEAAKRLKLMETDAREKLVPKLRVDSRRKYLEKRKEDKVAELEADIIDDEYLFEEEILTEREKRERAHKKQLLQLAKEHEKARELERVQRYHMPLEKKKLEAEAEPHDTEPPQSEQSKWESDQMSSAVFRFGAKDRKAQQDYDLLLEDEIEFIQALRMPGSEKGTKRESSPSPQAKILQTIQETKKSLPIYPFKNDLIQAIKEHQILIIEGETGSGKTTQIPQYLYESGFAVNDKIIGCSEPRRVAAMSVAARVAHEMAVKLGNEVGYAIRFEDCTSHRTRIKYMTDGTLHREFLSQPDLASYSVMIIDEAHERTLHTDILFGLVKDITRFRSDLKLLISSATLDATKFSEFFDDAPIFRIPGRRFPVDIYYTKAPEADYIDACVVSILQIHATQPPGDVLVFLTGQDEIETCQEMLQERVRRLGSKLAELLILPVYANLPSDMQAKIFQPTPPGARKVVLATNIAETSLTIDNIVYVIDPGFAKQNNFNSRTGMESLMVVPISKASAMQRAGRAGRVAPGKCFRLYTAWAYQHELEDNTVPEIQRINLGNAVLTLKALGINDLVHFDFLDPPPHETLVLALEQLYALGALNHRGELTKLGRRMAEFPLDPMMAKMLLASERYRCSEEVATIAAMLSVNGAIFYRPKDKIIHADTARKNFHVPGGDHLTLLNVYNQWQQSDFSTHWCYENFIQHRSMKRARDVREQLIGLMQRVEMELVSGITETVNIRKAITAGYFYHVARLSKGGHYKTAKHNQTVSIHPNSSLFQELPRWLLYHELVFTTKEFMRQVTEIESKWLLEVAPHYYKPKELEDSTNKKMPKVAGRARPDATT